From the genome of Parazoarcus communis, one region includes:
- a CDS encoding DNA recombination protein RmuC — protein MMQIFSNAELVLLGMLALVLVLLLWVVMRTGRLERDVQSKLGERLDQQLAAQHRDLLRDLHDGLTRQTDRIGDHARADREILQRGLGAASVQLSRSIEALTHSVDGRLQTLAGQVNERLDEGFRKTNDTFASVMSRLATIDEAQKKIDGLTTNVVSLQELLGDKKARGAFGEVQLEALVRNSLPPDAFEFQSTLPNNTRADCVLKLPEPTGMVAVDAKFPLENYHRMFDSSLAELDRKAAQVAFRADVRRHVDAIAGKYILPGVTSDGAMMFLPAEAVFAELHAYHPEVIAYAQGKRVWIVSPTTLMAVLNTARAVLKDVETRKQIHVIQDALGKLAKDFHRFDERMNALARHIDQASKDVQDVQTSSRKITAHFQKIESARLDEIDEFDRLPETAAQPPI, from the coding sequence ATGATGCAGATATTCAGTAATGCCGAGCTTGTCCTGCTCGGGATGCTCGCGCTGGTGCTTGTGCTCCTGCTCTGGGTCGTGATGCGCACCGGTCGCCTGGAGCGCGACGTTCAATCGAAGCTCGGGGAACGCCTGGACCAGCAGCTTGCAGCACAGCATCGCGATCTGCTGCGTGACCTTCACGATGGGCTGACCCGGCAGACCGACCGCATCGGCGATCACGCCCGCGCCGACAGGGAAATCCTGCAACGCGGACTGGGTGCGGCCTCAGTGCAGCTTTCGCGCAGTATCGAAGCGCTGACACACAGCGTCGATGGCCGTCTGCAGACGCTTGCCGGGCAGGTGAACGAGCGTCTCGACGAGGGTTTCCGCAAGACCAACGACACCTTTGCCAGTGTCATGTCCCGCCTCGCCACCATCGACGAGGCGCAGAAGAAGATCGACGGCCTCACCACGAACGTGGTCAGCCTCCAGGAGCTTCTGGGCGACAAGAAGGCACGCGGGGCGTTTGGTGAAGTACAGCTCGAAGCCCTGGTACGCAATTCGCTTCCGCCCGACGCGTTCGAATTCCAATCGACCCTGCCCAACAATACCCGGGCCGACTGTGTGCTCAAACTGCCCGAGCCAACCGGGATGGTGGCCGTGGATGCGAAGTTCCCGCTGGAGAACTATCACCGCATGTTCGACAGCAGTCTCGCGGAACTCGATCGCAAGGCCGCGCAGGTGGCGTTCCGGGCCGACGTGCGCCGCCATGTGGATGCGATCGCAGGCAAGTACATCCTGCCCGGCGTGACATCCGATGGTGCGATGATGTTCCTGCCCGCCGAGGCCGTGTTCGCCGAACTGCACGCCTATCATCCCGAGGTCATTGCCTATGCACAGGGCAAGCGGGTCTGGATCGTGTCACCCACCACGCTGATGGCGGTGCTCAATACGGCGCGTGCTGTGCTCAAGGATGTCGAGACGCGCAAGCAGATCCACGTCATCCAGGATGCGCTGGGCAAGCTGGCAAAGGATTTTCACCGCTTTGACGAGCGCATGAATGCGCTTGCGCGGCACATCGATCAGGCCAGCAAGGACGTGCAGGACGTGCAGACCTCGAGTCGCAAGATCACTGCGCACTTCCAGAAAATCGAGTCGGCGCGCCTCGACGAAATCGACGAGTTCGACCGCCTGCCCGAAACAGCAGCTCAGCCGCCGATATAG
- a CDS encoding ABC transporter permease produces MNTLRLAFRMMRRDFRAGELHLLGLAIIIAVASLTSVGFLADRVGRGLDREANQLLGGDLLLRADQPWPDSFADEARQRGLRVASTVLFTSMASTEDDAVLAGVKVVEDGYPLRGSVRLAPGPNQPDAEAGRSPAPGEVWLDERLFAQLGLKTGDAVSLGLQTFRVGGMISFESDRGANFFSLLPRAIFNLSDLADTGLITAGSRANWRLHLAGTPEAVSAYEQWARSALGRGQSVETIENARPEVRAALDQAQRFLRLAALLAVILAAVAVGLSARRFMQRHLDACAVMRCLGARQAQVLGIVIGEFLIFGLVAAALGSALGWSVQWGLGSGLREVLATELPAPSMLPLAHGLLVGMALLIGFVLPQLLRLGAVPTLRVLRREFSSAEPLSNSAWGLGLLALLGLIFWIAADVRLGVAVAGGFAVALGVYALAGWFVLHLATRFKGRGSLRGGGWRYGIAALGRRMVPSVIQVAALGLGMTALLLLTLVRGDLLNDWRNMTPADAPNRFVINIQPDQRAALEDFFVAEGLARPGVEPMIRGRMLAINGEAVKPDSFEDTRTRRLAAREFNLSYSSALPEGNEIIDGQWHGAGETAQFSVEKGLAETFGIKLGDSVRFEVAGQQVEAPVTSVRELNWDSMRVNFFFIASEGLLEDYPASLITSFHLPLEQHDFTTRLVAAFPNLSVIDIGAVLTQVKTMTDKLILIVQFVFGFAVVAGLVVLYAALQSTHDEREFELAMLRTLGARNRQVRQALSAEFIALGGVAGVLAGIGATAIGWALAHFVFRMDYIPSGWPLLLSSLAGAAGVMLGGWIGTRGLLSRPPLASLRALG; encoded by the coding sequence ATGAACACTCTCCGTCTTGCCTTTCGCATGATGCGTCGCGACTTCCGTGCCGGCGAACTGCATCTGCTGGGTCTTGCCATCATCATCGCCGTCGCCAGCCTGACCAGCGTCGGATTTCTCGCCGACCGGGTCGGGCGTGGGCTCGACCGCGAAGCCAACCAGCTGCTTGGCGGCGATCTGCTGCTGCGGGCTGATCAACCGTGGCCGGATTCGTTTGCGGACGAGGCGCGTCAGCGCGGACTGCGCGTGGCGTCTACGGTTCTGTTCACCAGCATGGCCAGTACCGAGGACGATGCGGTGCTGGCCGGCGTCAAGGTGGTTGAGGACGGCTATCCGCTGCGTGGTTCCGTGCGTCTCGCGCCCGGGCCGAATCAGCCCGACGCCGAGGCAGGGCGGTCGCCGGCGCCAGGAGAAGTATGGCTGGACGAACGGCTTTTCGCGCAGCTTGGGCTGAAGACGGGAGATGCCGTCAGTCTCGGCCTGCAGACGTTCCGGGTCGGCGGCATGATCAGCTTCGAGTCCGATCGCGGCGCCAACTTCTTCAGTCTGCTGCCGCGGGCCATCTTCAATCTCTCCGATCTTGCGGACACCGGCCTGATCACGGCCGGCAGCCGTGCGAACTGGCGGCTTCATCTGGCGGGCACCCCCGAAGCCGTGAGTGCATACGAGCAGTGGGCGCGGAGCGCGCTGGGGCGCGGTCAATCGGTTGAGACCATCGAGAATGCCCGCCCCGAGGTTCGCGCCGCGCTCGATCAGGCACAGCGCTTTCTGCGGCTGGCCGCCTTGCTGGCGGTGATTCTGGCAGCGGTTGCAGTCGGGCTGTCGGCTCGGCGGTTCATGCAGCGCCACCTCGACGCGTGCGCCGTCATGCGCTGTCTCGGCGCACGCCAGGCGCAAGTACTGGGAATTGTCATCGGTGAGTTTCTGATCTTCGGTCTGGTCGCTGCCGCGCTCGGCAGCGCACTGGGCTGGAGCGTGCAGTGGGGGCTCGGGAGCGGCTTGCGTGAGGTGCTGGCTACCGAACTGCCCGCACCGTCAATGCTGCCGCTCGCGCATGGTCTGCTGGTCGGCATGGCGCTCCTGATCGGCTTCGTGCTGCCGCAGTTGCTTCGCCTCGGGGCGGTGCCGACGCTGCGGGTTCTGCGACGTGAATTCTCCTCGGCAGAGCCACTCAGCAACAGCGCATGGGGGCTCGGTTTGCTGGCCCTGCTGGGGCTGATCTTCTGGATTGCTGCCGATGTCCGGCTCGGGGTCGCCGTGGCGGGCGGCTTTGCGGTGGCGCTTGGCGTGTATGCCCTTGCCGGTTGGTTTGTGCTGCATCTCGCCACCCGGTTCAAGGGGCGGGGCAGTCTGAGGGGCGGCGGCTGGCGATACGGGATTGCTGCACTCGGGCGACGCATGGTGCCGAGCGTGATTCAGGTCGCTGCGCTTGGCCTGGGGATGACGGCCTTGCTGTTGCTGACCCTTGTCCGTGGCGACCTGCTGAACGACTGGCGCAACATGACGCCGGCCGATGCGCCCAACCGGTTCGTGATCAATATTCAGCCCGACCAGCGCGCAGCGCTGGAAGACTTCTTCGTCGCTGAAGGCCTTGCGCGCCCCGGGGTCGAGCCGATGATCCGTGGCCGCATGCTTGCCATCAATGGCGAGGCGGTAAAGCCGGACAGCTTCGAGGACACCCGTACGCGCCGGCTCGCTGCGCGAGAATTCAATCTGTCCTATTCGAGTGCGCTGCCCGAGGGAAACGAGATCATCGACGGACAGTGGCATGGCGCGGGCGAAACTGCGCAGTTTTCCGTGGAGAAGGGGCTCGCCGAAACCTTTGGCATCAAGCTGGGCGACAGCGTGCGCTTCGAGGTGGCCGGCCAGCAGGTCGAAGCACCGGTGACCAGTGTGCGCGAGCTGAACTGGGATTCGATGCGGGTGAACTTCTTCTTCATTGCGTCCGAAGGGCTGCTGGAAGACTATCCGGCAAGCCTGATCACCAGTTTCCACCTTCCACTGGAGCAGCATGACTTCACCACGCGCCTGGTGGCCGCCTTCCCCAATCTGTCGGTAATCGACATTGGTGCGGTGCTCACCCAGGTCAAGACCATGACCGACAAGCTGATTCTGATCGTGCAGTTCGTATTCGGCTTTGCAGTGGTGGCAGGGCTGGTGGTGCTGTATGCGGCGCTGCAGTCGACCCATGACGAGCGTGAATTCGAACTTGCCATGCTGCGCACGCTCGGCGCACGAAATCGCCAGGTGCGGCAGGCCTTGAGCGCCGAGTTCATTGCGCTCGGCGGCGTGGCCGGTGTGCTGGCCGGTATCGGCGCAACGGCGATCGGGTGGGCTCTTGCACACTTCGTGTTCAGGATGGACTACATCCCTTCGGGCTGGCCCTTGCTGCTGTCGAGCCTTGCAGGGGCGGCAGGCGTGATGCTTGGAGGATGGATCGGCACCCGCGGCCTGCTGTCGCGCCCCCCGCTGGCGAGCCTGAGGGCATTGGGTTGA
- the moaA gene encoding GTP 3',8-cyclase MoaA, producing MKVIPIHNTASLPLPEPASVQDGPLFDRRGRNVRDLRISVTDRCNFRCVYCMPREVFDKDYPFLPRTQLLSFEEIYRVARLFVERGVRKIRITGGEPLLRKDIERLIGMLAKLDDVEITLTTNGVLLPKLAQTLRDAGLHRVTVSLDALDDQLFRSMNDADYPVARVLEGIDAAKSAGFDAIKVNMVVKRGSNDQDIVPMAGHFRNSGHILRFIEFMDVGASNGWKMDEVLPSRDVIERIGTHFPLEPIDPNYEGEVAERWRYRDGGGEIGVISSVTQAFCSTCTRIRLSTEGKLYTCLFAQQGHDLRDLLRSGADDRRLDAAIAGVWTQRDDRYSEIRTAATASRPKIEMSYIGG from the coding sequence ATGAAAGTCATCCCGATCCACAACACTGCTTCGCTTCCCCTGCCTGAACCCGCGTCGGTTCAGGACGGCCCGCTGTTCGACCGTCGCGGCCGGAACGTGCGTGACCTGCGGATCTCGGTAACCGATCGCTGCAACTTCCGCTGTGTGTACTGCATGCCGCGTGAGGTCTTCGACAAGGACTACCCCTTCCTGCCGCGGACACAACTGCTGAGCTTTGAAGAGATCTACCGTGTGGCCCGGCTTTTTGTCGAACGTGGCGTACGCAAGATCCGCATCACCGGCGGCGAGCCCCTTCTGCGCAAGGACATCGAGCGCCTGATCGGCATGCTTGCGAAACTGGACGACGTGGAGATCACGCTGACCACGAATGGCGTGCTCCTCCCGAAACTGGCGCAGACCTTGCGCGACGCGGGCCTGCATCGCGTAACGGTGAGCCTGGATGCGCTCGACGATCAGCTCTTCCGCAGCATGAACGATGCCGACTATCCGGTGGCGCGTGTCCTTGAGGGCATCGATGCGGCGAAGTCCGCGGGTTTTGACGCAATCAAGGTCAACATGGTGGTCAAGCGCGGCAGCAACGATCAGGACATCGTTCCGATGGCCGGGCACTTCCGCAACAGTGGCCACATCCTGCGCTTCATCGAATTCATGGACGTTGGTGCCAGCAACGGCTGGAAGATGGATGAAGTGCTGCCGTCGCGCGATGTCATCGAGCGCATTGGCACACACTTCCCGCTCGAGCCCATCGACCCCAATTACGAGGGTGAAGTCGCCGAGCGCTGGCGCTATCGGGACGGCGGCGGCGAGATCGGCGTCATTTCGTCGGTCACCCAGGCGTTCTGCAGCACCTGTACCCGCATCCGGCTATCAACCGAAGGCAAGCTCTACACCTGCCTTTTCGCGCAGCAGGGACACGATCTGCGTGACCTGCTGCGCAGCGGCGCGGACGACCGTCGGCTCGATGCCGCGATTGCCGGAGTGTGGACACAGCGCGACGACCGCTACTCCGAGATTCGCACCGCAGCCACGGCCTCGCGCCCCAAGATCGAAATGTCCTATATCGGCGGCTGA